CCGCGCGAATATCTTTGCAACGCTCGTCTTGCCAGTTCCCCTAGGCCCTGAAAACAGGTATGCATGTGCAATTTTTTCTTGTTTTATTTGATTTTTTAAAATTTCTGTAATATGGTCCTGCCCTTTTAACTCTGCAAAAGTTTTTGGGCGCCACACTCTGTATAAAGCCTTATATCCCATGTTACCTCCGAAGTCTTTCGGTTATTAATAATATATCATTTAAAAGAGGATGTTTGCAACTTTAACATTAAAAAAGCCGCCTCTTTTAAAAGCGGCTTTTTTTTATTTATTAATCCTGCATAAGCGACGGATCCATAGACTGCTGGGCACTTGCCTCCGGTGCATCTTCGAAAAATGAATCCACGGTTCCATCGTCTACGCTGTTAGTTAGCATATAAGAATCGTCTTTATCCTTTACCATCTCATAGTAGGTAGAAAGTGTATTATCGTCTATCAGTGTAAATTCGTTTAAGTAGTACGTATTATCTTCAAGCACATCTGCCTTTAATATTTTCCCCTGTGCAAACCTCAGCGCAAACCTTAAGGCTGCATCTCCGCTTGCCTGAGGCGCTATTTCTGCAAAAATCAGGTTATCTGCGCCTTGGGTAAGCGTTATAGTTACATTTTGCTGTGTTGTCTCATCCATTGTCGTTACAGAAACGCCGCTTGTTTTAAGAGTATACCAAAGCTTTATAAATCCTGCAGATGCGCCGCCGACAAATACACGGGGAAGTTTGTTCGCATTTATGGCTGCATTTAAAACCTGTTTTGAAATACTTATACCTGAAATTATAATTTCTGCAGTTTTTGGCTGCTCCCCTTCAGCGCTTGTCAAAGCCGAATTAAAGTCGCTAGCAGCATTATTTGCCGTTGTAGACACCTGGGGTAACTTAATCCGCTCAGAGGATGTTGACAGATTAAGTATATTATTAAGGCGCTTTTGCCCAATTTCTGAAATATCGTTTTCTACTATCGGAAGCATATTTCCGCTTTGCGCGTTGCTTATAATCACCTGTGCGGACTGCTTTCCGTAGTTACCTAAGTCTGATACTATGTTTACATCATATCCGCTCTTTACTGGCGCGTCTATTGAGACGACGTAGATATCAGAATCTTTAGCTAAGCTCGCCATTGTCTTAAAAGTCTCTTCGTCGCTCATATATAAAATGACAACTTTAACTCCAGAATTTATCATGCTCCTTAAATACTGCATCTGTTGGTTTTTGTCTTGTGATGCATCGTAAAAACGCACTGATGTTATCTGCCCGGCTCCAATCGCCTCGTTTGAGAGCTCTTCTAAACCCTGTATTATTATCTTTGCCTTATCACTCGTCATCTCTTCCATGATTACGCCAATAACGTTTTGGTCCAGTACATCATCAGAAGTATAATATTCGTCGTCTGTAAGGCCTTCTCCAGTAAGGCCATTCAGAGTATCTTCATCCACGTTTGCACCGGTGTTGGCAGTACCGCCGAATAAAAATACCATCCCAACTATTATGCCGATAAAGACGACAAAAGCACCTGCGCTGATAAGAAGGTGAGTCTTAACAAATCTATACGCCAATTTATAAAGAGCTTTAAAGAGTCTGCGCACCTTATACATAAAGCTCGAAATTTTTCTAAACACATTTCTTAGCCTGTGCCTTTTTTTATGACGGAGGCTTCTTCTAAAAGTGTCCATTTAAAACCCCTTAACTTCTAAGTATTTTAATAATTATAACCTAAACAAAAAATCTAGTAAATGACAAAATATAGATTATTATTAATTCCTCTTATACATAATATCATTCAACCTTAATAAATTCCATTTATTAATTGTAAATTTTAAACCTTTTTAAGCATATAAATTACTGTGAAAGGGACAAAACATATGCAAAACCTAAATAAAAAAACATATATTTTTACGGCAATAGTATGCATTATGCTGCTTACATCCTCCATTCTTTTAACATCCGTAATCCCTCTGGATACCGACAGCCTGTCGGTATTTAAGACAACTCAGACCGCCACAGTAAGTTTTACTGTTGTAGACGGATACAGTGAAACACCAATACCCTTAGCCAAAGTATATATCATCGAGACCGGAAAATATTATACGACAGACGAAGATGGCAACACTCCTGAAATAAGCGTTCCGGTAGTCCTAGATGATAGGTTTGATTCTTCGATTACAAAACCGTGGGGCGAAATAAACTTAATAGCATATAAAGACGGATATGCCCCATATGCGCTTTTCTATCTTGAGGTTACTTCAGCTACACCCAGAAAAAATGTTAAGCTCCTTATGTTTAAAGAAGAAGAATTAGAATCTGGCGAACCGTTTTCCATAATCGAAGGCCCAAATAAATTATGGGTAAATAAACTTATAGAAAAATACGCTCCGCAATCCTAAAATTAAAAGGGCTTCCTCATATATGAAGAAGCTCTTTTGCGTTTTTATAAAATATATTATCTTTTTGTTCCTTAGTTAAATCAAGACATTCAATAACGAATTTTTCATGTTCAAAGCTGCTCCACGGCATGTCGCTGCCAAAAAGCATCCTTTCTGCCCCGTGGTTTTTAATTATACGCTCTATTTGGTCCTTAAACATTGCCCCGTAGCTATAAGATGTATCAAAGTATACGTTTTTGTCTACCAAGAGCTTTTCAACTTCATCAAGCATATTGAAAGAGCCGTAGTGCGCAAGAACTACCTTTGCACCTTCAAGCGCTCCCATAATATTTAAAAAATTTTTCGGCAAGAAGTTTTTTGCCCCGAAAAAACCAATATCGTCTCCTGCATGGAATGTTACTATAAGCCCTTTTTTAGCCAGCTTCTCGTATATCTTAATCATCTTTTTATCGTCTACGTAAAAATTCTGGTACTGCGGATGAAGCTTTACCCCTTTTATACCCATGTCGCATATATAATCTATTTCATCAAGCGCATCCGGTGCATCCGGATGAACAGAACCGAATCCGAAAAATTCCGGCATATTGTTAACTTCAATAGCAAAATCATTGACTACACGCTGGCTTTTTGGATTCGTTACGATATTAAGCACGACGCACATATCTACGCCGTCAATTTTCATCTGATTTTTAAGGCCGGCAAGCGTTCCGTCAAAATACGGTATGAGTGCCGCTTTTTTGCTTAGTGAACTTATAGCCTTATTTACTACCTTTGTTGAAAATGCATGTGTATGAAAATCTATTACCACGTTTTTGCCCTTTTTAAAATATGCCTTTCTTATATAAACTTTTTATTGCCTTTTTAATGTTACTTTTTTCCCTGTACTTACAATCGTTACGTATATCTTGTCTTTGCTATCAATCGAAAACCCTAAAAATTTCTCTGCCGTGCCCCCTTCGTAACTGCATAAGTACCCGTCTTTAATAACATAATCTTCTCTAGATTCTATAGGGAAATTATGTTCTATAACCAAAACACCCGATTCGATTTTAGCTGTAAGCGAATATTTAGAGCCGCTCCATGTACCGCTTAAATAATCATCAAAATACTTGCTTTTTAGCAAAACTTCCTTGGCATCTTCATAATCTAAAATACTAAGAAGCTCATCTAAACTCTTTGGATTGGCAAGTATCCTATACTTACCTGCATCTTCATAATCTTCAATTTTTTCAAACAATGCAGCAGAAATAGTTATTTGCCCGTTTTCATAATAATCAACCGCTTTTTCGTAAATATTTTTCTTGGCGTAATTAAGCAACTCTTCGCTGTCCATATAATTTCCAAGATCTAAAAGCATATCTATCGCGGTTGTGTAGTCTTCTTCTAACAGCTTGTCCTTTGCCTGCCTATAATTTATCTCTTTGAAAAGGAGGCTAGCTCCATTGAAATTCCCAAGTTCTTCAAACAGTTCCCTGCTTTCATCATACTCGCCTTGCTCCATCAGATCGCCTGCCTGAGCAAATTTCCGGCCTAAGCTGATATCCTGAGTCAAATCAGGTATCTTATTAAACGTCAGTAAAGCTTCATGGTAGTTGCCTTCGCTTAGCTGGTTAAATGCGCTTACCGAACAAGAAACCACAAAAAGGGCATAAAGAGCCATAGCACCGGCTAATAATATCAGCGAGAACAAAACTATCTTTTTTGCCTTTCCGTTAGGACGCATAAAAAAGTCCCCTTTTTCCCCTGAACAACAACTTTCCTGCCTTTACTTGTCAAGCGCAAGAGCTATAGAAAGTTCAACCCGTTTTCTCTCCATTTCACAGCTTATATCAACGTTTTTCTTTAAATCTCCCGTTATATTATATGAATTTGCCGCACATCCGCCGCTGCAATAGTATTTTGCAAAGCATTTTGAGCAGTCTTCTTTTTCAAATACATTTACACTGCTAAATTTTTTAGCAATATCTTTATCTATGATACCATAAAATATATTGCCCATCAAAAATTCGCTTTTGCCGACAAACTGATGACAAGGATAAATGTCCCCGTCTGGTGAAATTGCAACATATTCTCTGCCGGCGCCGCAGCCGCGGATACGCTTATTAAGACATGGGCCTGCATCTAAGTCTATCATAAAATGGAAAAAATTAAACCATTTTTCCGTATCTTTATACTCTCTTAGCAAATCAAACAGCTTTTCGTATTCATCCATGATTTGGGGCAGCATTTCCTTTGTTATAGCAAGAGATCCTACCGTTACCACCGGTTCTATCGATATCTGTTTAAACCCCTTGTCTACAAGGTCCGTTACATCTGCCGAAAAATCAAGGTTATTAGAAGTAAACGTACCTCTTATATAATGCTCGCCTTCCCCGCGTTTTTTAACAAATTTCATTGCGTTCTCAATAACTTTATCATAGCTTCCGCCGCCGGAAACCGTTTTTCTAAGTCGGTCGTGAGTCTGTTTCCTTCCGTCTACGCTTATCACGACGTTTTTCATCTCTTTATTCAAAAAATCCATATATTCTTCTGGGAAGCTATATGCGTTCGTAGTTATGGTAAAGCGGAAATTCTTATCGTACTCTTTTTCAAGCTGCCTGCCATAAACAACCGCTTCTTTTACAGCTTCAAAATTTATAAGCGGTTCCCCGCCAAAAAAATCTACCTCTAAATTCTTCCTCTTGCCGCTTTTTTGAGCGAGCATCAATAGCGCCCTTTTTGCTATATCTACGCTCATCTTCTTTCTCTCGCCG
The sequence above is drawn from the Eubacteriales bacterium genome and encodes:
- a CDS encoding substrate-binding domain-containing protein, whose amino-acid sequence is MAYRFVKTHLLISAGAFVVFIGIIVGMVFLFGGTANTGANVDEDTLNGLTGEGLTDDEYYTSDDVLDQNVIGVIMEEMTSDKAKIIIQGLEELSNEAIGAGQITSVRFYDASQDKNQQMQYLRSMINSGVKVVILYMSDEETFKTMASLAKDSDIYVVSIDAPVKSGYDVNIVSDLGNYGKQSAQVIISNAQSGNMLPIVENDISEIGQKRLNNILNLSTSSERIKLPQVSTTANNAASDFNSALTSAEGEQPKTAEIIISGISISKQVLNAAINANKLPRVFVGGASAGFIKLWYTLKTSGVSVTTMDETTQQNVTITLTQGADNLIFAEIAPQASGDAALRFALRFAQGKILKADVLEDNTYYLNEFTLIDDNTLSTYYEMVKDKDDSYMLTNSVDDGTVDSFFEDAPEASAQQSMDPSLMQD
- the scfB gene encoding thioether cross-link-forming SCIFF peptide maturase translates to MYGEKTLIHAFTLRGKNYVLDVESGTILMPDPLSFKVLLALEKGEDVNLLSIEKEILDSILAEIKELKKAGMLFTPAPNIEEKREYGLKALCLNMAHDCNLRCTYCFGDKGAFGGERKKMSVDIAKRALLMLAQKSGKRKNLEVDFFGGEPLINFEAVKEAVVYGRQLEKEYDKNFRFTITTNAYSFPEEYMDFLNKEMKNVVISVDGRKQTHDRLRKTVSGGGSYDKVIENAMKFVKKRGEGEHYIRGTFTSNNLDFSADVTDLVDKGFKQISIEPVVTVGSLAITKEMLPQIMDEYEKLFDLLREYKDTEKWFNFFHFMIDLDAGPCLNKRIRGCGAGREYVAISPDGDIYPCHQFVGKSEFLMGNIFYGIIDKDIAKKFSSVNVFEKEDCSKCFAKYYCSGGCAANSYNITGDLKKNVDISCEMERKRVELSIALALDK
- a CDS encoding amidohydrolase family protein, whose amino-acid sequence is MVIDFHTHAFSTKVVNKAISSLSKKAALIPYFDGTLAGLKNQMKIDGVDMCVVLNIVTNPKSQRVVNDFAIEVNNMPEFFGFGSVHPDAPDALDEIDYICDMGIKGVKLHPQYQNFYVDDKKMIKIYEKLAKKGLIVTFHAGDDIGFFGAKNFLPKNFLNIMGALEGAKVVLAHYGSFNMLDEVEKLLVDKNVYFDTSYSYGAMFKDQIERIIKNHGAERMLFGSDMPWSSFEHEKFVIECLDLTKEQKDNIFYKNAKELLHI